From one Aptenodytes patagonicus chromosome 16, bAptPat1.pri.cur, whole genome shotgun sequence genomic stretch:
- the DCXR gene encoding L-xylulose reductase — translation MEPYLGFRGRRALVTGAGKGIGRAVAVALSKAGARVTALSRTAADLESLARECPGIEPLCLDLADWDATEAAVSAAGPFELLVNNAAVAVLQPFLEVTRAALERSLDVNLQAVLHVSQIVARQMIAQGVPGAIVNVSSQASQRALRDHAVYCSTKSALDMLSKVMAMELGPHKIRVNTVNPTVVMTDMGRINWSDPQKSAAMINRIPLGKFAEVDDVVNSILFLLSDKSAMTTGSSLMVDGGFLVS, via the exons ATGGAACCGTATCTCGGCTTCCGCGGCCGCCGGGCCCTGGTGACTGGGGCCGGCAAAG GGATCGGGCGCGCCGTGGCCGTGGCGCTGAGCAAGGCCGGGGCCCGCGTGACCGCGCTGAGCCGCACTGCGGCGGACCTGGAGAGCCTCGCGCGAGAG TGCCCTGGCATCGAGCCCCTGTGCCTGGACCTGGCCGACTGGGACGCCACGGAGGCGGCGGTGAGCGCGGCGGGGCCCTTCGAGCTGCTGGTGAACAACGCGGCCGTGGCGGTGCTGCAGCCCTTCCTGGAGGTAACGCGGGCGGCCCTGGAGCG GTCTCTTGATGTGAATCTTCAGGCTGTCCTTCATGTTTCCCAG aTTGTTGCTCGGCAGATGATTGCACAGGGGGTGCCAGGTGCTATTGTAAATGTCTCTAGCCAGGCATCTCAGCGTGCTCTGCGGGATCATGCTGTTTACT GTTCCACAAAAAGTGCTTTGGATATGCTGAGCAAGGTAATGGCAATGGAACTGGGACCCCACAAG ATTAGGGTGAACACTGTGAACCCCACGGTGGTTATGACCGACATGGGGAGAATTAACTGGAGTGACCCTCAGAAATCTGCTGCCATGATTAATCGGATTCCGCTGGGAAAGTTTGCAG AGGTGGATGATGTGGTGAACAGCATTCTCTTCCTGCTGAGTGATAAGAGTGCTATGACAACTGGCAGCTCGCTGATGGTTGATGGGGGATTTCTTGTCTCCTAA
- the RFNG gene encoding beta-1,3-N-acetylglucosaminyltransferase radical fringe, whose product MSGSCLGLRKACFLLSVSAAALLLLLLPRGQPPAAPRRRPPPAAGPSGPPPQRAGPGGSGVAGSRGEPGGGPGTGTGTGTGAGGRGGGLAGSPQPARKGRLGPAGASARESLELKDIFIAVKTTRKYHRSRLDLLLQTWISQARGQTFIFTDWEDRELRLKAGDHMINTNCSAVHTRQALCCKMSVEYDKFLESGQKWFCHVDDDNYVNPRTLLRLLSAFSHSQDVYVGRPSLDHPIEAADHVQSDGSKTTVKFWFATGGAGFCISRGLALKMSPWASLGNFISTAERVRLPDDCTIGYIIEGLLEVKLLHSPLFHSHLENLQRLQGESVLQQVTLSYGDPENKHNVVSVGGVFGLQQDPTRFKSVHCLLYPDTIWCPAKKMS is encoded by the exons ATGAGCGGTTCCTGCCTGGGGCTTCGCAAGGCCTGCTTCCTGCTgtccgtcagcgccgccgccctcctcctcctcctgctgccgcgggggcagccccccgccgcgccccgccgtcgcccgccgcccgccgccgggcctAGCGGGCCCCCGCCGCAACGGGCGGGCCCCGGGGGGAGCGGCGTGGCGGGCTCgcgcggggagccgggcggcgggccggggaccgggaccgggaccgggaccggggcgggcggccggggcgggggcctCGCCGGCAGCCCGCAGCCTGCGCGGAAGGGCCGCCTTGGGCCTGCCGGGGCCTCGGCCAGGGAGAGCCTGGAGCTGAAGGACATCTTCATTGCGGTGAAGACCACGAGGAAGTACCACAGGAGCCGGCTGGACTTGCTCCTCCAAACCTGGATCTCCCAGGCGAGGGGACAG ACGTTTATATTCACAGACTGGGAGGATCGGGAGCTGCGCCTGAAAGCAG GGGATCATATGATCAACACCAACTGTTCTGCTGTCCATACCCGGCAAGCTCTCTGCTGCAAGATGTCTGTGGAATATGATAAATTCCTGGAATCCGGGCAAAA ATGGTTTTGTCACGTGGACGATGACAACTATGTGAACCCTCGGACTCTCCTGCGTCTCTTATCTGCCTTCTCACACAGCCAGGATGTCTACGTGGGGCGACCGAGCCTGGACCATCCCATTGAAGCAGCTGACCATGTCCAAAGTGATGGATCA AAGACAACCGTGAAATTCTGGTTTGCCACAGGTGGAGCAGGGTTCTGTATCAGCAGAGGTCTTGCCCTGAAGATGAGTCCCTGGGCCAG CCTAGGTAATTTCATCAGTACTGCAGAAAGAGTACGTCTTCCTGACGACTGCACTATTGGCTACATCATCGAAGGGCTGCTGGAGGTAAAGCTGCTGCACAGCCCGTTGTTTCATTCCCATCTGGAAAATCTGCAGAGACTACAAGGCgagtctgtgctgcagcag GTAACCCTAAGTTACGGAGACCCTGAGAACAAACACAATGTTGTGAGTGTGGGAGGAGTGTTTGGCCTTCAGCAAGATCCAACCCG ATTTAAATCTGTCCATTGTCTGCTCTATCCTGACACTATTTGGTGCCCTGCTAAGAAGATGTCATAA